GTGGCGCCTcacggtggaggaggagctgtagTAGCAGACTTCATGCAGAGGCTGAGACTCTGGGGGGGCCAGGTGAGTCCTGGGGGGCGGAGCAGGACCTGAGTGAGCCGGTCTCCACCCAGTAAGCCCAGCCGTGTCGGGGCGTCCGCCTCTCACCTGACCAGcgagtccagcagctccacggcCTCGGCCCTCAGCCGCTCAAACGGACTCAGCTTCCTGGAGCGCCGAGTCtcgttcagctgcagcagcgtctggaggaggaggcggcatcaccatcaccatcaccatcatcatcatcatcaccatcaccctcctcctcctcctcacagcccGGGACTGTCAGAACCCCCTGCTGGAGCAGAACCGTCCTCAGCCCCGCCTCTCTGGAGAAACCGACTTCCAGAGGAGTTTCAGTTTGACGGTTCCTCCGTCGGTTTGGACACGTCtattttagtgctgtcagttttaatcccATTAATCACAGTTAATTAATAAAGGGCCGTCAACAAGGCTTTTctttaaattgtgattaatcacagaatcaGGGTTAGAGTTGGAAACTGGCTCTAATTAAAGAGACGGTAGAGAAAAGTGATTTTCTGTCACTGAGACTTGATggttacctccgccaaggaggtcatggaatcacgtcggtcggttggttggactgttagcaacattacagagaaagttatggacggattgcaaagaaacttagtggaaaggtgggtcttgggctaacttagaatccattaaattttggtgacgatccggatcactgtctggatccaggaatcttttaaaggattctttatcactgagagatagggcagtctgtcacatggttgggcataactcaacaataaatgacaagggggcttagagAACATGACAGTGTCAGTTCTTCAGTGACTCTAACAGACATCAGCTGCTGgtccagatcaggaagtattctggacaccaggatccagaacagacaaaaacaggggggTTCCGGAGTGtcggtcactgtgaggaaacactgagatatgaacaagcAGCAGGCAGCTTCCTCCCAGACGTGGTTTCTGTTGGGAGGAATACAATGTTTTTTATTACacatggtgttcttattgttgttggtgactgatcgGAGCTGTGGCGGAGCTCTGCGCTCTCTGAGGGACGCTTTCTAGTTCTGGACTGTTCTACACCCAAAGAGAACCtgggactggccttcccttgagcaaCTCACCTTTAAactgttggatggttcaaatcccacagcagtgttttctgaTGTCAGTTGAAAGACTCACACAGAGACTTTTGAGCTTTAAACTGGGAACGTTGCGTGTTGATTTGTTCagaaatgtgattaatcatgattaattgtggtcagagttttttttaactgattctgTCAACTGAACTTTAACTCGCGTTCCGTAGAGTCATAAACCAGGAAGCCACGGGAAAAACAGAAGGCAGAAATAAAGAGTGACACCAGAGCAGGAGGACGGCTCCAGATCGGGTCCAGgttccactagagggagctcacggGCCACAGTGAGGCAatcagcctcacacactcactcaagtttaacaggagtgtgtgtcagtgtgtgttcctccaCCAGTCCACAGACTGGACACACCTTCTCATTCAGGACTTCACTACGTCGACTGTGGATTCTCACTGAAGGCATCAAACTagatgtccacacacacacacacacacacacacacacacacacacacacacacacacacacacacacacacacacacacacacacacacacacacacacacacacgtttgtacagctatatgttgtgaggacattcattgacataatgtatttcctagccccttaccctaaccctaaccatcaaaactgaatgcctaaccctaacccataccctaaacctaacctaaacctaattgtaaccctaaactaaaaatgaagtcttaaccctcaaaaaggccaaaaaaggtctcTCAAATAGTGAGGaccagcaaaaatgtcctcactttgcaacaattgtcctcacttgtaaggttaaaaacccaatgtcctcacaaaaggtcctcacaacatatagctgtacaagtacacacacacacacacacacacacacacacacacacacaccttctgcaGCTGGAACAGGTCAGTCTTCTTCTGCAGGTCTTTGATGGGGGAGCTGAAGTAGTCCTGTGTCTCTGTGACGTCTGCCAAGAAGAAGCACATTtcgtcagagtgtgtgtgtgtgtgtgtgtgtgtgtgtgtgtgtgcgcgctccgTACCGTCCAGCTGTTTGAACctgcacagcagctcctccagctgcagcgcgGCCCTCCTGGTCCTCTTGGACTTGGCGGCCTGCAGGGTGTCCAGGCAGCGGTGCAGCAGGGTCAGCAGCTCGTCCTTCGCCAGCATCCTGAGGACAAACTCCGCTGCTCATCCACCGcacggccagcagggggcgcagcaACCCCACACGCTCCAGACAAGgctcaaaacacacagctgactgGCATTTTTCCACTAAACCAATCAGAAACCTGCAGGAATAAAGTGTGACCAGCAGCTATGGACCGTGAGGCCTGAGAACGCCGTGAGGTCGAGAGGTCGAGAGGTCGAGAGGTCGATCAGAGGCTTCGACTCCGAGCGCTGGCTGTGGCTCGGTTTGTAAAATCAGTGTTCACTGGTGAGACGCTGTGAGGACGCCGCCTGGAGACGCATCCGGGACGTTTACAGGACGTGGCTTCAAAGAGGTGAGCTAGTGCTGAAAGGACTCCGAGCACAGAAcagttgacctttgaccccccgAAAGACTTTACAGCTGAGCtctggaggtggggagctggaCTCACCTCAGCAGCTTCAGGGCCGCCTGGTAGTCCTGGTTCTCCCACACGTTCTGCTCCAGACAGATGAGGTGGAGCTCTCtgatctgcagcagcacagcgggGGTCAGTGGGAGTCAGCGGGGGTCAGCAGGGGGTCAGCGGGGGTCAGCCGGGGTCAGCGGGGGTCAGCGGGGGTCAGCGGGGGTCagcgggggtcaggggtcagcggGGGTCAGCCGGGGTCAGCGGGGGTCAGCGGGGGTCAGCGGGGGTCAGCCGGGGTCAGCGGGGGTCAGCCGGGGTCAGCCGGGGTCAGCGGGGGTCAGCGGGGGTCAGCGGGGGTCAGCCGGGGTCAGCGGGGGTCAGCGGGGGGTCAGCCGGGGGTCAGCGGGGGGTCAGCGGGGGGTCAgcggggggtcaggggtcagcggggggtcagcggggggtcaggggtcagcggGGGGTCAGCGGGGGTCAGCCGGGGTCAGCGGGGGTCAGCAGGGGGTCAGCGGGGGTCAGCAGGGGTCAGCAGGGGGTCAGCGGGGGGTCAGCCGGGGTCAGCCGGGGTCAGCGGGGGGTCAGCGGGGGTCAGCCGGGTCACGTGACCCGCAGACGCGTCCCGTCAGCTGGCGGACCCGGTACCCGGCGGACCCGGGTCTCCAGGGTCTCACCTGTTTTCCCAGAGGATACCGAGGTAAAGCGGAGGTCAGGGTGTGGAGACACCTCAGGGTGGGATAGTAGCTCTTGTGGTATTTATGAAGATCCTTGATCAGTCTGTGACACacctcctgaacacacacacacacacacacaggtttgtatttctatccttgtgaggacactcattgacataatgcatttcccagcccctgaccctgaccctgaccctgaccctgaccctgaccctgacccccgGATCCCACAGCACGCGTTTCTGGAGTGTTCGGCGGCGCTGCGCTGCGTCGCGCTGCATCTCGCTGCGTCTCGCtggccgcagcaaatacgttgccaTTGCAGTGGTCGGGAGCAGTTCCACATCCAGCGTTCGCTCAGCCGCGTCCGGGATAAAAATACACGTCCCACCTATTTTGGCCGCGGCCGCACGCGAGCGCGTCAAGCCCCGCTGTTCAGATAGCGCCAAACAGGAACgagaactgaaacaacttctgtgttttcaaaatcaAATAATTTGAAACGTTTACATTTTTGGTTGTTGTCAGAGACGTTCACTGAAGTGTCTTTGTATGATCTTCAGTACTTATATTGTGCCAGGTCACAGGTTTTGGTCAGTCATGTAGTTATACATCTATTTGTAACAACATTGTTTTATATTATgcattttgtcataaataaagctcattACAAATATCCAAGAAACTGAAGATGTGCATATTTCgatatttgaatacatttgtggagtcaaaaaaatatcatatggtttgttttccttgtaGTGGTGATGTTTGTCCCCTGAATACAGTTCGCTTGTGTgctcattttattgtgaaagggtaATGGAGTTAAACGCGCAGCACAGACGGAGTGGGTCGGCTCTGTGGTTACTTCCAGATGCGCAGCTAAACTATCGccatggatgaagagagactCATTGTGGAAGTTGAGAAACGGTTTGGCAAAGAAACGACgaatgagttgttgttgttgttgttgttgttgttggtgttggtgttggtgttggtgttggtgttggtgttggtgttggtgttggtgttggtgttggtgttggtgttggtgttggtcCTCTCAGTATATTGCAGGATCTTGAACATCTCGCGCTCCACAGTGTTTTTGCGCTCTGctctgacggagcggagcgcagGAGGAGGCCTGCAGTGGGCGTTGATGCGCACACACAAACGGACGTGAACGCGCAGCGTCGCACCGCAGGGAGACGCGTGCTGTGGGATCAAGGGGttaccctgaccctgaccctgaccctgacccagaccacaacacagccgaaccctaaagaaaggttttgacctttgactttttccagtaacaacaacatggtcaagaaaacaccgtttccctcattaggaccggaaaaaggtcccacaaggcacatcgtgcaggtTTTACTATCCAAGGataggaaaacacacagaggactcAGGAGGATCCAGTCGTCTGAACAGAAATACCTTTAGAAAAGCGTCATCGGTCCTCAgtcggtcctggtcctgagagtcctgctgctccagataCCTGAAGAAACACACCCACACCTGAtcccctgcagcagctccgtgtgtgtgtgtgtgtgtgtgtgtgtgtgtgtgtgtgtgtgtgtgtgtgtgtgtgtgtgtgtgtgtgtgtacctctggAAGGAGGCCAGCGCTCGGATCCGGTCCAGGTCTCGGGGTCCCAGctggctgagctgcagcagagcctcagacttcctgcagcacagcagactGAGGGGCTGGGAGGAGAAGTGCTCCAGCAGGGACACCTGCTCAGGGGGACGGAGGGAGgcggagtgagacagagtgagacagaaagaggaggagtgagacagagtgaggcggagtgagacagagggaggcagagtgagacagaaagaggaggagtgagacagagtgaggcggagtgagacagagggaggcagagtgagacagaaagaggaggagtgagacagagtgaggcggagtgagacagagggaggcagagtgagacagagggaggcagagtgagacagaaagaggcggagtgagacagagtgaggcagagtgagacagaaagaggaggagtgagacagagtgaggcggagtgagacagagggaggcagagtgagacagaaagaggaggagtgagacagagtgaggtggagtgagacagagggaggcagagtgagacagagggaggcagagtgagacagaaagaggcggagtgagacagagtgaggcagagtgagacagaaagaggaggagtgagacagagtgaggcggagtgagacagagggaggcagagtgagacagaaagaggaggagtgagacagagtgaggtggagtgagacagagggaggcagagtgaggcggagtgagacagagggaggcagagtgagacagaaagaggcggagtgagacagaaagaggcggagtgagacagagggaggcggagtgagagagtgagacgGAGTGAGACAAAGGGAGgtggagtgagacagagtgaggcagagtgagacagaaagaggaggagtgagacagagtgaggcggagtgagacagagtgaggtggagtgagacagagggaggcagagtgagacagagggaggcagagtgagacagaaagaggcggagtgagacagagtgagacagaaagaggaggagtgagacagagtgaggcggagtgagacagagggaggcagagtgagacagaaagaggaggagggaggcagagtgaggcggagtgagacagagggaggcagagtgaggcggagtgagacagagggaggcagagtgagacagagggaggcggagtgagacagagggaggcggagtgagacagagggaggcggagtgagagagtgagacagagggaggcggagtgagacagagggaggcagagtgagacagagggaggcagagtgagacagagggaggcggagtgagacagagggaggcggagtgagacagagggaggcagagtgagacagagggaggcagagtgaggcggagtgagacagagggaggcagagtgagacagagggaggcagagtgagacagagggaggcggagtgagacagagggaggcggagtgagacagagggaggcagagtgaggcggagtgagacagagggaggcggagtgaggcagagtgagagagtgagacagagggaggcggagtgagacagagggaggcggagtgagacagaaagaggcGGAGTGAggcggagtgagagagagacagagggaggcggagtgagacagagggaggcggagtgagacagagggaggcggagtgagacagaaagaggcggagtgagacagagggaggcagagtgagacagagggaggcagagtgagacagagggaggcagagtgagacagagggaggcggagTGAAAGGACACTGAGGGACGGAGTGAGGCGGAGTGAGGCTGACCTGCAGCCCCTTGATGAAGCTGCTGACGGAGAAGTCGTGGTAGAGGAAGACGCTgagcaggacctgcaggacctTCCCCGTCAGCTTGAACGGGAAGCGAGCTGTGAGGACCAGCTggagggggacaggggacaACGCTCAGCCGCCGAAGCTAGCTTCGCCCCGGGGACGGACCGGCGCCGTACCTGGTCCATGACGGTGGACAGATGCTGGGTGCAGCACAGGGACTGGAACAGCTGGACGCACAGCAGGGAGGACACCGAGTGGGGCAGCATGTGCTGCAGGGTGCTGGGAGACGTCGCAATGCCGAAGATGAACACCAGGGGGAGACGCTCCACGTAGCGGCTGAGTGAGAGACAGGGTGAGGGACGctgggggggggcgagggggagGAAACGGACCGAGCCCCGCATTACCTGCAGACGAGGATGAAGTCCTGGAGGACCCGGGGGCTGAAGGCCTCCAGGTCCTTGAAGATGATGACcagggggggccggggggggacGTCTCTGTCCACGCTGCTGCGCTTCTTtccaggactgctgctgctgctcctctacGGGACAGAGACGGGTCAGAGGACGGCCCTGCCCAGGAGGACTCGCCTCGTCCTGCTCCTACCTTGGTTCTGGAAGAGTACCAGTCGGACAGCTGACCCAGAGAGCAGTGGACGGTCCTGTGAGACGGAgtcccgctctgctcctcctcccccccgtcccccccgtcctccccgtcctccccgtcctccacgtcctccaccGCGGTCTTCATCAGCCTCTCCAGGACCCTCTTCATCAGCTGCTTCAGCACTGGGGAAGCAGACCAGGGGTCAGGCGACCTTCAGGGTTGACCTGAAgcggtggagctgcagacctgGTTCTGGTACCTGGGGCCTCCTTGGCCTCCACCGAGGCCACGTGAGGGGTCactgagtccagcagcagctccgacaGACTCTGGAAGGTCACGTCGTGGTCCGGGACGTTCACTCCTGGACGGAACCAGCAGAACACGGTCTGATCAGACCCCTGGTCTGCGGGACGGAGCGTCCAGGTCTCACTGCTCTCAGCCTGAACCCCGTCCCTCAGACTAGCCCCTCCGGCTCAGTACCGCCGGATCCGGTCCCCTTCAGCCAGTTAGCGTCAGGCCCTGTTCCCGTTGTTCCACCATGGAGGAACCCAGAAGGTtctccacagggagaacatgctgaCTTACCCAGAACCAGGGCTGCCGTGGGGATCTCGCTGGCCCTCATCTGAGACGCCCAGTCGCCGTGCCgaccgccgggacgccgggtcCTGACGAAGTCCAGCAGACTGTCCAAGACTTTCCTGTTGAGTTCATCCTGCAGGACCTGTGGAGTCCCAGAgagaccacctcaggaagtggtctgaggccagagtccagaccacctcaggaagtggtctgaggccagagtccagaccacctcaggaagtggtctgaggccagagtccagaccacctcaggaagtggtctgaggccagagtccagaccacctcaggaagtggtcTGAGGCCATGCGGTCCAGCAGGTCATGAGAGGCCTGGACGGTGCAGGTGTTCGTACCTGAGTCTCTGATCTGATGTGGTCCCACAGCTCCTGACACAGtctgaacctggacctggacccgctGCTGTCTGCAGACTCACAGCCTTCACAGAACCAGCTCTCTGAGGAGGAAACGGGCCGGTGAGGAACCAGGCCCCCTGACACCGACCCCCCAGAGACCAGCTCTGCCGCAAAACCCAGACCTCACCCAGACTGGggctctccgtctccgtctccgtcttcttcctcttcttcggctgctgctgctgctgtgcgggTTTGAAGACGAAGCAGCCCTGAAACAGAAGAACCAGACCCGGGGTAGAACCAGAACAACCAGACCCGGggtagaaccagcagaaccagacccgggGTAGAACCAGAACAACCAGACCCGgggtagaaccagaaccagacccgggGTAGAACCAGAACAAGCAGAGCCTGAGGTCCAGACAGAGCAGAAGAGACTGTTACCTTTGACACGGATGAGGTGGACATGTCTCTGTTGAGGACCGGAATCTGCAGCTCAGTATGGTGTTTCGGTACCCAGAGGTTCGGGTATCCGGATGTTTCGGTACCCAGAGGTTCGGGTATCCGGGTGTTTCGGTACCTAGGGGTCCAGATCTCCGGGTCTGCGGAGGATCAGAGGTTCAGATGTTTAAAGTGACACGCGCTGTCCGCGCTGCAGCGCCTACTTCCCGCCAAAGTGACGTTTACGGAAGAAGTTGTGTTCACGTGCTTCATCAGCAACAATGTGTTCATAACTTTATTGTTGTgcgttacatttattttttaaaaaaatcaactaaataaatgtaaaacgTGACTGTATAACTCCCGCGTGAGACCCGCCGCTCTTCATCCGGATCAGAACCGCTCAGTTTTCACCGCTGCAGATTTTTTCAACGTTGCTGTTCTTGAACGCGCCTCGAAACAAACCGCGTCCTGAAAGCAAGCAAAACTCAATAATCCACGATTTCCAACCCTTTCTGACCGCTGAGCATCGCGGTACATACAACGTTCATTTACTCTTAACTTCAAAAAATACTCCACAGCCTATCAGTATGACACAATCACTCACTCAATTCACATTCAACAAAGCCCTTTAATGCTGAAATGCAGCTCAGCGTTAAAACAGACGTTTTTATTATTAACCAATTTATCTGCCTTATTTCGAGAAATAaggaaaacatgtattttatatgggacaaaccacacaaacagtagtttatttttatgtcaATACTTTCACTTTTAACCCACATAAACAGATCGATCAATTATGATGATCACATGTAGGTTTTTCTACTGAATTGTATTTCTTGTAAATCACAAATGTCAaacttttgttttacatttcttttgtacAATTTTGTACCCAAATGCCACATTTTAtggtggaaaacagaaaaagctgtTGTGGAATAAGTCAATTAAAAACCGATGACTTAATTTGCCAACACAATTTATCAACAGCATCATGaattcatttcattgtttctcATGCTTACTCACACTCACTGTGTTCAAAATGGACTTTGATAAATCAAGATATTTAACACGATAGATGTTTTCTGCACGAATATTATTTTATACATAAAATAAGCCACATCATTCATATCCAAGGCTCACTGTGTtgctttttaaaacactttgcacattttaaaatattctatATGAATTGTATTTGAAGGCTAACATGTTAATGTTAGCACTTTATTAAAATTAACTCTCAGGTTAATTTGCAGTGTGATCATTCAAATGCACTCAACAGAAGAAACACAGATCCAGGTATTAAATAtgacatttctgtttgttttctatttgaaCTTTATTTCTAAATGGGGCCGTCCCTCCACAGCTGGGTCCTGGAGGACATGTTGAactgtctctgcagctcttcacaaCCTGCACATTATCACTGATGTATCACTGTTGTAACCTCTGTAAATATGGTTTTGTTTGTCTATATTACTTTCCATCCTGTTTTAAATGACTTTCTAATCTATTTTCTGGGACTCATGCACCGAGTCAGTCCAATGTCATAATATAAAGACCTCTTAAATCCTAAGAACCACATTTTATACCTTTAAATATCTTTCAGCCATAACACCATGAAAACCCGGAGAACTTCAGGTTTATTTTTCATAGTTTGACATGTTACTGTATCCTGATTTTTCCATTTAATCTACAATGAATCCTGTTTTGCTCTCATTTGTGGCAGCTTCAAGTGACCAgctgaaaaaatgtttaattataAAACTGCAGGCCTCAAATGAAGCCCAGCCTCAAATGAAGAGGCGGATTTTAGCCTCTATGGCTGAAAACGTGAGCAAAGTGTGTGAACCATGAAAAAATACTCACCTGGACActggaaggtgtgtgtgtgtgttttaacagaCTCTCGGATAGTTTAGGAAACGTGCACTTTGTAAAGGAAACTCCACATAAATGCAAGTGCTGATGATATTACAGTCAGTCTGAAATCTGAGGATccgtttcagttcagtttctaTTAATGAATAATATTCAAACCAGAAACTGAGACACAACAAACAAGGTGcagtttctttctgtctcttttcttttttctttttttttctcttttttttttacaaaaagaaCCAGTAACATTTTATTGAACACTTTGTGGAAGACATGTAAATATTACAGATAGGTCTACTAGTGTTGAAAAaggataaaataaatacaaacagaacTTGAAATCCCATAGGGAtatataaaaacagttttctttaaaagtctccatttagcaaaaaaaaaaaaaaaaaaaaaaaaaaaaaaagagaaacatcttCAGTACTAAgcataaatacaaacatgtttcTAAAATCTATGCCCTATAGATTACCTGGTTAATATGACTAACATACAGAATTAAAATCATCCGAGACGTTTTTTCATTAGGTACAAAATAGGCCATTTCATTGTTAACTGTGACCGTGACTGTTAACAGTTGGAAATCTGATGCATTAACAAACCATTCTGCAGCATTACTTCTCAAATCCTGAGTAAGGTTGAGTTGAAAACTAAAGGTGAGGCTATGACGCGCTGTAAAGCCATTTTTTAATGATAACCATGGGCTTCatgtcctgcagctgcttcagcagcaggtcgGCGCCGCCTGACAGGGTTCTGTCCATTACAATCTTAACGTTACTGGCTGATTTGAGGTTGAGGGGGTTTCTAAAGTCTACCAGATTCTCATAGCCTCGAAATTCTCCGGTGATTTTGCCTTTGATGGCGGACCGCTGCTTCTGCGTGTGCTGTCTTTTGGACGGCAGCTCGGAACATTTTTCTGTGGATTTGCGTTTGGAAGCGAGCGTCGACTCGGAGGTTTCTAAGAACTTGAGGAAAGAGTCCTCAAGACCTAGAGGCTTGAAGGAGCCCGGCAAGACGGCGTCGTCTCGCGGCTCTGGGGCTGTAGGGGTACCCGGATTTGAGTTCTCTCCTGAACTGTTAACAGTCGGTCGGTTTCTGAGAGTCTGTATCCTCTGTGGACAGGCTGGTGTGGGATGTGCAGGTTTTCTGGGACGGCCTCTTTTAGCTAAACCTTCCATCCCAGTGGAAGCTTGAGATTCTGCACTGTCGTCGTTGGACAGTTTACTGTCCTCTTGGCCTATtctgtcctccagctcgtcGGTTTTGGCCTCGGCGGGCTTCTCGCCTTCCTCCGGCTCCGTGTCGTCGGCGGATGAGAGTGCGCCCTCGGCTTTGTTTGCATCTTTGAATCTGGAGCGCGAGTACTTTTTACAGAAGATGAACTGACTCCTCTGATCCTCGATATATCTTTCTGTGAGGCCATGAGTGGCGTAATGCCTGAATATACTCCTCTCCGCCCGCTCCACCGCGTCACAGCCTATGATCATGCACGGATACTGCAGGGAGAACTTCTTGGTGCACATGGCGGACGCCTCTTCGTGAGACTTTAGTGTCGGCTTTCCAAAACTAGTCCAATGCTCAATGGACTTCGCCTCTTTCTTTTTagcgtttttctttttcactttgaacTTGTTTTCAACGTTTTCTTTCCCGTTGTTCAACCCCGGGAAAAGCCCTACGGATTTAGTCCTTCTTCCGTCGCTGGCTTTGGGATCGTAGACGTACTCGTGCTTTTTGATTAAGTGTCGCAGAAGGTTGGATTTCGTAGTGTACACGCGGTCGCAGCCCTCGTACTCGCACCGGAAAGTGGGATCAACCGAGCCCCTCTCGGAAATGGCGATTTCCTTGTGGAAATTCTTAATGTGCTCGATGTACTTCTCCACAGAGTCGAAGGGCAGCGCGCACTCGGGCCGGTCACAGTTAAACGTCTCTATGCTCATGCTGGCCATCATGGCGGTGGCTTTGTCTCGGGTGAACTTGTGGAGTAAGAGGTAATGCTGCACTAACCGTGTGATTCCCATGAACACCCTGGAGCAGTTTTTCACCTGACACCTGACCTCCTGATCCGTCCCTATGCTCTCCACGCTCTCCTGTCCGCTGTTGGCGCCCGCCACGTCGCTGTCGGAGTCGGGTTTGCTCGGGGGCAGCGCCGCCTGGTGCATGGCTCGGTAATGCAGAATCAGATTGTGCTGGATGGTGAAGGCGGCGGTGCAGCCTTCGTGAACACAGCGATACGGTCTGTACGGACTGTAGGCATTGTCTGCATCACACATTTTGAGACTCAACCTTTTCTGAATCttgtccttcctctcctccttcatgGGAGTGTTTTTGGAGCTGCTGGGTTTCTCTGGGGAAACTGAAGCCGACGcaggagacagctgtggtgTTCTCTCTTTACTCGGGGAGACGTCGGACTCCACACTTACTTTGCCAACAGGACTCGGTTTCTCTTTCGCACTAGTGTTTACGCTCACGTCTGAGCTGGGGTTTGGAACTACCGATTCGGGTTGGTCGGGAACTTGTTCAGGAGCCGATGGCGGCGCCTCCCCGAGCGGCCTTTCAGCCAAATAGTTCTGAGGTGAAGGGAGTCGTGTAACAGTCAATACCTCAGGCGCTGAGCCCTGTTTTACTGCATCGTCTACCTGGTCGTGACAGGCATCTTGATTGTTCTCATGGTCGCTCTGAGGTGCGATGGCGATGTCAAGTGGTTCTTGCTTGATGGCGGGCAGGACGGCTGCAGACGGCGCCGTCTGGCTGCTGTTGGCCTCACTGGTCCCTTTGCTAACTGTGGCCTCGTCTTTAATCAGTCTGAATGCACGTCTATTCCGGGCACTGATCTTTAGCTTCTGCATCTCTGCTTTGGACAGTCTGTGGACTTTTTCATAGTGAATTCTCAGTCCTGTTGTTCTTGTGAATGTTTTGGGACAA
Above is a window of Salarias fasciatus chromosome 19, fSalaFa1.1, whole genome shotgun sequence DNA encoding:
- the orc3 gene encoding origin recognition complex subunit 3; translation: MSTSSVSKGCFVFKPAQQQQQPKKRKKTETETESPSLESWFCEGCESADSSGSRSRFRLCQELWDHIRSETQVLQDELNRKVLDSLLDFVRTRRPGGRHGDWASQMRASEIPTAALVLGVNVPDHDVTFQSLSELLLDSVTPHVASVEAKEAPVLKQLMKRVLERLMKTAVEDVEDGEDGEDGGDGGEEEQSGTPSHRTVHCSLGQLSDWYSSRTKRSSSSSPGKKRSSVDRDVPPRPPLVIIFKDLEAFSPRVLQDFILVCSRYVERLPLVFIFGIATSPSTLQHMLPHSVSSLLCVQLFQSLCCTQHLSTVMDQLVLTARFPFKLTGKVLQVLLSVFLYHDFSVSSFIKGLQVSLLEHFSSQPLSLLCCRKSEALLQLSQLGPRDLDRIRALASFQRYLEQQDSQDQDRLRTDDAFLKEVCHRLIKDLHKYHKSYYPTLRCLHTLTSALPRYPLGKQIRELHLICLEQNVWENQDYQAALKLLRMLAKDELLTLLHRCLDTLQAAKSKRTRRAALQLEELLCRFKQLDDVTETQDYFSSPIKDLQKKTDLFQLQKTLLQLNETRRSRKLSPFERLRAEAVELLDSLVRTHLAPPESQPLHEVCYYSSSSTVRRHLNAAPRTSIQAALSCPYFYLQNENLRTEDGSVSNAAPDLCITYKLHLECGRLINLYDWMEAFSTVVSAAEQLDPESGGSGGSGGADEVQHARFIRSVSELEFLGFIKSTKKKTDHVSRLTWGGC